One segment of Niveibacterium microcysteis DNA contains the following:
- a CDS encoding AraC family transcriptional regulator produces MPRIEDKRHDKAAAFAQRMNRVLDFIDTHLAETEPLRLEALASVAAFSPFHFHRIFRAWTGETLQDFIRHRRLEKAGGQLVHNPAVTVQIVAQHCGFTSAEAFSRAFSQHFGMSPSAWRSGGYRHWDPVQGRACDDRPCAGLDVRMRWEPDRTVAYFRLSGSYQETPDEAWSTCMDWIRANHLEGQPRFGMALDDPLITPPVRCRYDACVLLPDGWEPRGERISRKKIEGGLYACLAYAGPRAGIAAAWLSMLSEWLPNSGHGLSEEPFVEHYAPQVTPTGDPISVELCMPLSE; encoded by the coding sequence ATGCCGAGAATCGAGGACAAGCGCCACGACAAGGCGGCCGCATTCGCCCAGCGCATGAACCGGGTGCTGGACTTCATCGATACCCATCTGGCGGAGACCGAACCGCTGCGCCTTGAAGCATTGGCGTCGGTGGCGGCCTTCTCGCCCTTTCACTTCCACCGCATCTTTCGCGCATGGACCGGTGAGACCTTGCAGGACTTCATTCGTCACCGCCGCCTCGAAAAGGCGGGTGGGCAGTTGGTACACAACCCCGCCGTCACGGTTCAGATCGTCGCGCAGCACTGCGGTTTCACGTCGGCAGAGGCGTTCTCGCGCGCGTTTTCGCAGCACTTCGGCATGAGTCCGAGCGCATGGCGTTCGGGTGGCTACCGACACTGGGATCCGGTACAGGGTCGCGCCTGCGATGACCGCCCCTGCGCCGGGCTCGATGTGCGCATGCGTTGGGAACCGGACCGCACTGTTGCCTATTTCCGTTTGAGCGGCAGCTATCAGGAGACGCCGGACGAGGCATGGTCGACATGCATGGACTGGATTCGCGCGAATCATCTTGAGGGGCAGCCGCGCTTTGGTATGGCGCTGGACGATCCGCTCATCACGCCGCCGGTTCGCTGTCGTTACGATGCCTGCGTACTTCTGCCGGACGGCTGGGAGCCGCGTGGCGAGCGCATCTCGCGCAAGAAGATCGAGGGTGGCCTCTACGCCTGTTTGGCCTATGCCGGCCCGCGCGCGGGTATCGCAGCAGCGTGGCTGTCGATGCTCAGCGAATGGCTTCCCAACAGCGGTCACGGCTTGAGTGAAGAGCCCTTCGTCGAGCACTACGCGCCGCAAGTCACGCCGACCGGAGACCCGATCTCGGTCGAGCTCTGCATGCCCTTGAGCGAGTGA
- a CDS encoding substrate-binding domain-containing protein, which yields MSTSGKAPPGVSMAEIAARAGVSVSTVARVLNASGGVSGERRRAVQEAVTLLTEGAPADATQACAPRTIGVLVQASESSYFDALLQGIDAQLTSLGYTMLRVCGDWSAREEAEQVRALVARRVAGVILPCGVLDDVLLQRLAEEVPIVVTGRKAHGERLRSLSIDNCAGALTAVRHLLSLGHRRIAHIAGPPDQEDARDRLSGYRQALEEAGLRFDPNLVVQGGFLKGGGLAAMHALLERATAFTAVFAANDLSACGARQALLRYGIRVPDDISLIGFDDAVEALSTDPPLTTIRQPVRELGSAAAVQIVNLVSGAGDALPAVPPLELVVRGSTRRLR from the coding sequence ATGAGCACGTCGGGTAAGGCGCCACCCGGCGTCTCGATGGCAGAGATCGCAGCACGCGCGGGCGTGTCCGTCAGCACCGTCGCGCGTGTGCTCAATGCGTCGGGCGGGGTGTCTGGCGAGCGCCGGCGTGCGGTGCAAGAGGCTGTCACGCTGCTTACCGAAGGTGCGCCGGCGGATGCAACGCAGGCCTGTGCGCCGCGGACCATCGGCGTGCTGGTGCAGGCGTCCGAGAGCAGCTACTTCGACGCGCTCTTGCAGGGCATCGACGCGCAGCTGACATCGCTTGGCTACACGATGCTGCGTGTCTGCGGCGACTGGTCTGCGCGTGAGGAGGCCGAGCAAGTGCGGGCACTGGTCGCGAGGCGCGTCGCGGGTGTCATCCTGCCTTGTGGCGTGCTCGACGATGTGCTGCTGCAACGGCTTGCGGAGGAGGTACCGATTGTTGTCACCGGGCGCAAGGCGCATGGCGAACGGCTGCGTTCGCTCAGCATCGACAACTGCGCTGGTGCACTCACCGCGGTGCGGCATCTGCTATCGCTGGGGCACCGGCGAATCGCGCATATCGCCGGCCCGCCCGACCAGGAGGATGCGCGTGATCGGCTGAGCGGTTATCGGCAGGCGCTTGAAGAGGCCGGGCTGCGCTTCGATCCGAATCTGGTTGTGCAGGGCGGGTTCCTCAAGGGCGGCGGGCTCGCAGCGATGCATGCGCTGCTCGAACGCGCGACGGCCTTCACCGCAGTATTCGCGGCCAACGATCTGTCCGCCTGCGGCGCGCGGCAGGCGCTCTTGCGCTACGGTATTCGCGTGCCGGACGACATCTCGTTGATCGGCTTTGACGACGCCGTGGAAGCCCTCAGTACCGACCCGCCGCTGACCACGATTCGGCAGCCTGTGCGCGAGCTCGGCAGTGCGGCTGCGGTGCAGATCGTGAATCTCGTCAGCGGCGCGGGGGACGCGCTGCCAGCGGTGCCGCCACTTGAACTTGTCGTCCGCGGCAGCACGCGACGCCTGCGTTGA
- a CDS encoding glycoside hydrolase family 16 protein, producing MNDFARARTYICAAALGLGLAACGGGDASAGAGSGTGGGGSTMPAGGVPEGWKMVWSDEFDVDGLPDASRWEYDTDRNQAGWYNNELQYYARDRAENAVVSNGKLVITARKEQQKTASDWGGQNYTSARLVTRGKASWTYGFYEIRAKLPCGRGTWPAIWMLGTGGAWPDDGEIDIMEQVGSAPSTVLGTIHTKFYNHMNGTQRGGSTQVSDACTAFHNYQLNWTKDYIVIGVDNTNYFMFANPGNGYGGWPYDKPQYLLLNLAIGGVLGGSVDDTIFPVQMEVDYVRVYQPAS from the coding sequence ATGAACGACTTTGCACGTGCTCGTACCTACATCTGTGCCGCTGCGCTGGGCCTTGGGCTTGCCGCCTGCGGTGGCGGCGATGCAAGCGCTGGTGCCGGTTCAGGCACCGGTGGCGGCGGCTCAACGATGCCCGCTGGCGGCGTGCCGGAGGGCTGGAAGATGGTGTGGTCCGATGAGTTCGATGTCGACGGCCTACCCGATGCCTCGCGCTGGGAGTACGACACCGATCGCAACCAGGCCGGCTGGTACAACAACGAGCTGCAGTACTACGCGCGCGACCGCGCGGAGAACGCAGTCGTCAGCAACGGCAAGCTGGTCATCACGGCGCGCAAGGAGCAGCAGAAGACCGCTTCGGATTGGGGTGGGCAGAACTACACCTCGGCGCGGCTCGTGACCCGCGGCAAGGCCAGCTGGACCTATGGTTTCTACGAGATCCGCGCGAAGCTGCCATGTGGTCGCGGCACCTGGCCGGCGATCTGGATGCTCGGCACCGGCGGGGCCTGGCCTGACGACGGTGAGATCGACATCATGGAGCAGGTCGGGAGTGCGCCCTCGACCGTGCTCGGCACGATCCACACCAAGTTCTACAACCACATGAACGGTACGCAGCGTGGTGGCAGCACGCAGGTGTCGGACGCCTGCACGGCGTTCCACAACTATCAGCTCAACTGGACCAAAGATTACATCGTGATCGGGGTGGATAACACGAACTACTTCATGTTCGCCAACCCCGGCAACGGCTATGGCGGCTGGCCCTATGACAAGCCCCAGTACCTGCTGTTGAACCTTGCGATCGGCGGCGTTCTGGGTGGCTCCGTGGATGACACGATTTTCCCGGTGCAGATGGAAGTGGACTATGTGCGGGTTTATCAACCGGCATCATGA
- a CDS encoding glycosyl hydrolase encodes MNPIKFAAVAILALCATTSRADTVKHGLGQYSAAQQLGSERELPPVRYEGGPAPTNKWFSSLLFSPWPQPLYAQPASYRPTPEGFEVDVPKPAAILSATREENDIVAPHRSRLSIAPTAFTPADARVGRYSDWAVDVVMASGADRLTATLAHGSPYSFYEITRGDVRFKASAPYRVFSRSDDGRTLGIAVGDRAYALYAPAGGQWREADAVSLELVLPKGKGYFSVAVLPAADAAQVKLLRRNAFAFITDTKVSWQYDEKRSELTTTYLATTQPREGTEKGTVFALYPHQWHDNPQLPAVLPLSYKSIRGELKLISGNSFQTRYRYRGFVPTWPALAEGPARAQLDAFLAEDLQFGPDQLLGSRGTYWEGKGFNRAVQVMGIVEAMGRTSDRDAILAATKARMQRWFAPGDEVERYFHYNKRVGSLIGYPDEYGSANELNDHHFHYGYWIFAAAQIALRDPDWAKRDKWGGMVELMIDDIANTDPANRMFPRLRHFDAYEGHSWASGGAPFFDGNNQESSSEAINAWAGMILWGEATGNKRIRDAGIYLYTTEIEALKHYWFDLHHKVFAPEYSNVDAAMVWGDKYIHTTWWTEDPREVHGINLLPLTTASLYLAADPDYILRNLDAMDAEFERFLARDGKAPRDIWQDILLGYHALSDAKTAIARWNPKGAVEDGETRSHTWHWMNTLAAYGRPDLSVGADAPLYSVFRRADGVRTYLAYNTGPRARTVVFSDGTRLVVPPRSAARTQGKQP; translated from the coding sequence ATGAATCCGATCAAATTCGCCGCCGTCGCAATACTGGCTCTTTGTGCGACGACGAGCCGCGCCGACACGGTCAAGCACGGCCTTGGCCAATACAGCGCAGCGCAGCAACTCGGCAGCGAGCGCGAGTTGCCGCCGGTGCGCTATGAAGGTGGCCCGGCGCCGACCAACAAATGGTTCTCGTCGCTGCTCTTCTCCCCCTGGCCGCAACCGCTCTACGCGCAGCCCGCCTCGTATCGCCCCACGCCTGAAGGCTTTGAGGTGGATGTGCCGAAGCCGGCAGCGATCCTCAGCGCAACGCGCGAGGAGAACGACATCGTTGCGCCGCATCGCTCACGGCTGAGCATCGCGCCGACAGCCTTCACCCCGGCGGATGCACGGGTCGGGCGCTATTCCGATTGGGCTGTCGATGTCGTGATGGCCAGCGGCGCAGACCGTCTGACGGCCACCCTCGCGCACGGTTCGCCCTACAGCTTCTACGAAATCACGCGCGGTGATGTGCGCTTCAAGGCCAGCGCGCCCTACCGGGTGTTCTCGCGCTCCGACGACGGCCGCACCTTGGGCATTGCAGTCGGCGATCGCGCCTATGCGCTGTATGCGCCAGCGGGTGGCCAGTGGCGCGAGGCCGATGCGGTGTCGCTCGAACTCGTGTTGCCGAAGGGTAAGGGCTACTTCAGCGTTGCGGTGCTGCCGGCGGCCGATGCCGCCCAGGTGAAACTGCTGCGGCGCAACGCCTTTGCCTTCATCACCGACACCAAGGTGAGCTGGCAGTACGACGAGAAGCGCAGCGAGCTCACCACGACCTATCTCGCGACCACGCAGCCGCGTGAGGGAACCGAGAAGGGCACGGTCTTCGCGCTGTATCCGCACCAGTGGCACGACAACCCGCAGCTGCCCGCGGTGCTGCCCTTGAGCTACAAATCGATCCGTGGCGAGCTCAAGCTCATCAGCGGCAACAGCTTCCAGACACGCTACCGTTACCGCGGTTTCGTACCGACCTGGCCGGCACTGGCGGAAGGCCCCGCGCGTGCGCAGCTCGACGCCTTCCTGGCCGAAGATCTTCAGTTCGGGCCCGATCAGCTGCTCGGCAGCCGCGGCACGTACTGGGAGGGCAAGGGTTTCAACCGCGCCGTGCAGGTGATGGGCATCGTCGAAGCGATGGGCCGCACCAGCGATCGCGATGCGATCCTCGCCGCGACCAAGGCGCGCATGCAGCGCTGGTTTGCTCCGGGTGACGAAGTGGAGCGCTACTTCCACTACAACAAACGGGTGGGTTCGCTGATCGGCTATCCGGACGAGTACGGCTCTGCCAACGAACTCAACGACCACCACTTCCACTACGGCTACTGGATCTTCGCCGCGGCGCAGATTGCGCTGCGCGATCCCGACTGGGCTAAGCGCGACAAGTGGGGCGGCATGGTCGAGCTGATGATCGATGACATCGCCAATACCGACCCGGCCAACCGCATGTTCCCGCGCCTGCGGCACTTCGATGCCTACGAGGGGCATTCCTGGGCATCCGGCGGCGCGCCGTTCTTCGACGGCAACAATCAGGAGTCGTCATCCGAGGCGATCAATGCCTGGGCGGGCATGATCCTGTGGGGCGAGGCCACCGGTAACAAGCGGATTCGCGATGCGGGCATCTACCTCTACACCACCGAAATCGAGGCGCTCAAGCACTACTGGTTCGACCTGCACCACAAGGTGTTTGCGCCCGAGTACAGCAACGTCGATGCGGCGATGGTGTGGGGTGACAAGTACATCCACACCACCTGGTGGACCGAAGATCCGCGCGAGGTGCATGGCATCAACCTGCTGCCGCTCACCACTGCATCGCTCTACCTCGCGGCCGATCCGGACTACATCCTGCGTAACCTCGACGCGATGGACGCCGAGTTCGAGCGCTTCCTCGCACGCGATGGCAAGGCGCCGCGCGACATCTGGCAGGACATCCTGCTCGGCTACCACGCCCTGAGCGACGCGAAGACCGCGATCGCACGCTGGAACCCGAAGGGCGCGGTGGAGGACGGTGAAACACGCAGCCATACCTGGCACTGGATGAACACGCTCGCTGCTTACGGGCGCCCGGATCTGAGTGTCGGCGCAGACGCGCCGCTGTACTCGGTGTTCCGCCGCGCAGATGGCGTACGCACCTATCTCGCTTACAACACTGGCCCGCGCGCTCGCACGGTGGTTTTCAGCGATGGCACACGACTCGTCGTGCCACCGCGTTCCGCAGCGCGCACTCAAGGAAAGCAACCATGA
- a CDS encoding putative glycoside hydrolase, producing MIKEISKLSAGAALAMTALSMSLMTGCASTPGAAPAAAPAAAAAPAEAGKLQPLLVYGDQGSVDPNVLFLGTPANWAFIVPNKGLGAMDAGNIKAEPTKVGGVNGVKVTWTGGVGQIYSQSKTSHDQVDYVDADSALVFDAVMHKAPEDQVLVRVDCRYPCMGMVDTTAYLKSLPLEKLTTVKIPLACFEKAGTKFPVVNTPWVIYTAKPMSMSVANVRYVPGAAKDADVAMKCGS from the coding sequence GTGATCAAGGAGATCTCCAAGCTTTCCGCCGGTGCTGCGCTGGCGATGACTGCGCTTTCAATGTCGCTGATGACCGGCTGCGCATCGACGCCCGGTGCAGCGCCTGCTGCAGCGCCTGCCGCCGCGGCAGCCCCGGCCGAGGCCGGCAAGCTGCAGCCGCTGCTGGTCTATGGCGACCAAGGTAGTGTTGACCCGAACGTCCTCTTCCTCGGTACGCCGGCGAACTGGGCCTTCATCGTGCCGAACAAGGGTCTCGGCGCAATGGATGCCGGCAACATCAAGGCCGAGCCGACCAAGGTGGGTGGTGTGAACGGCGTCAAGGTCACCTGGACCGGTGGCGTGGGCCAGATCTACTCGCAGTCGAAGACCTCGCACGATCAGGTCGATTACGTTGACGCAGACTCCGCCCTTGTATTCGACGCCGTTATGCACAAGGCGCCGGAAGATCAGGTGCTGGTGCGCGTCGACTGCCGTTACCCCTGCATGGGCATGGTCGATACGACGGCCTACCTGAAGAGCCTGCCGCTCGAGAAGCTGACCACCGTGAAGATCCCGCTTGCTTGCTTCGAGAAGGCCGGCACCAAGTTCCCGGTCGTGAACACTCCGTGGGTGATCTACACCGCCAAGCCGATGTCGATGTCGGTTGCCAATGTCCGTTATGTGCCCGGCGCGGCCAAGGACGCCGATGTGGCGATGAAGTGCGGTAGCTGA
- a CDS encoding SHOCT domain-containing protein → MNRSILSTRRLCLALATAAAFAGAPAAHAGPLDGLTDLFSDSESRITVWVANPTDRLNLSPWDYIELQQRSGAEKGAPNQHPVQLSADAVTRALSSVQVILGKDTVALFEQAEVSRLARAIAGSLTKAGPDQDLVFVSTSRHKELGAYGAKLTNTGRVFYADGALQLIVGVQLSDALLGLRPGTSPTRALDPGKRAKSSERVKIVESGQSGARVLRNDWIAFQLDAAASAASAAPAAPAVVAPAAAPAAAAQPAASPAVDPAVQRHFSQQESRLVLLKRMRDQGLITEAEYEAKRAEALKNL, encoded by the coding sequence ATGAACAGATCGATCCTTTCCACCCGCCGGCTCTGCCTGGCGCTCGCGACCGCTGCAGCCTTCGCCGGTGCGCCGGCGGCGCACGCCGGTCCGCTTGACGGCCTCACCGATCTGTTCAGCGACAGCGAAAGCCGCATCACCGTGTGGGTCGCGAATCCGACGGATCGGCTGAATCTGAGTCCGTGGGACTACATCGAACTGCAGCAGCGCAGCGGCGCAGAAAAAGGCGCGCCGAATCAGCACCCGGTTCAGCTTTCCGCCGACGCGGTGACACGTGCGCTGAGCAGCGTGCAGGTGATCCTCGGCAAGGACACCGTAGCCCTGTTCGAGCAGGCCGAAGTGTCCCGCTTGGCCCGCGCGATCGCCGGTAGTCTCACGAAGGCCGGCCCGGATCAGGATCTGGTGTTTGTCAGTACCAGCCGCCACAAGGAGTTGGGTGCCTATGGTGCGAAGCTGACGAACACCGGCAGGGTGTTCTATGCCGATGGGGCGTTGCAGCTGATCGTCGGGGTGCAGTTGTCCGATGCGCTGCTTGGCCTGCGGCCGGGCACCAGCCCGACCCGCGCACTTGATCCGGGCAAGCGCGCAAAGAGTTCGGAGCGGGTGAAGATCGTTGAGTCCGGCCAGAGCGGCGCGCGCGTGCTCCGCAACGACTGGATCGCTTTCCAGCTGGATGCGGCGGCATCGGCTGCATCGGCCGCACCGGCAGCCCCGGCCGTCGTGGCACCGGCCGCCGCACCTGCGGCGGCAGCGCAGCCCGCCGCCTCTCCGGCGGTGGACCCCGCTGTGCAGCGCCACTTCAGCCAGCAGGAAAGCCGCCTCGTGCTGCTCAAACGCATGCGCGACCAAGGGCTGATCACCGAAGCCGAGTACGAAGCCAAGCGTGCCGAGGCCTTGAAAAACCTCTGA
- a CDS encoding LacI family DNA-binding transcriptional regulator — translation MTTDRPIPSELPENITLEMVARTAGVSPATVSRILNGSARVSERKRAAVEAVIKELNYRPNALARGLAQGRTNSIGVLTQDIASPFYGEALRGIENALKDTGAIPLIVSGHWLLRDEVERLEHLLSRRVDGLIVLTGSLPDEMLLRYATEVPLVVTGRDLEGPNLMSLRFDDYVGARMATQHLIDLGHKRIAHVAGPLDHFDSIERLRGYREALVDAGIQPDDDLVVHADFHEPGGLLAINQLIAARTPFTAVFAANDQSAFGARLALHSHGIRVPEDISVVGFDDLPVSNYVVPPLTSVKQPAYEMGEIAARALVGMIHGEPAKGRLPQPELIVRASSRPLRR, via the coding sequence ATGACGACAGACCGCCCCATCCCGTCCGAACTGCCCGAGAACATCACGCTTGAGATGGTGGCGCGAACCGCCGGCGTATCTCCGGCCACGGTGTCGCGCATCCTCAACGGATCGGCGCGCGTCAGTGAGCGCAAGCGGGCCGCCGTCGAAGCGGTGATCAAGGAGCTCAACTACCGCCCGAACGCGCTCGCACGCGGGCTGGCTCAAGGGCGTACCAACAGTATTGGCGTGCTCACGCAGGACATTGCATCGCCCTTCTACGGCGAAGCGCTGCGCGGGATCGAGAACGCCCTGAAGGACACCGGGGCGATTCCGCTGATCGTCAGCGGGCACTGGCTGCTGCGTGACGAGGTGGAACGCCTCGAACACCTGCTCTCGCGCCGTGTCGATGGCCTGATCGTGCTGACCGGCAGCCTGCCGGACGAGATGCTGCTCCGCTACGCCACGGAAGTGCCGCTGGTGGTGACCGGACGCGACCTCGAAGGCCCCAACCTGATGAGTCTGCGTTTCGACGACTACGTCGGTGCACGCATGGCCACGCAACACCTGATCGATCTCGGCCACAAACGCATTGCGCACGTCGCCGGCCCGCTGGACCACTTCGATTCGATCGAACGCCTGCGCGGCTACCGCGAGGCGCTGGTCGACGCCGGCATCCAGCCGGACGACGACCTGGTGGTGCATGCCGACTTCCATGAGCCGGGTGGCTTGCTCGCGATCAACCAGTTGATCGCGGCACGCACGCCCTTCACGGCGGTGTTTGCGGCGAACGACCAATCGGCCTTCGGCGCGCGGCTTGCCCTGCATAGCCATGGGATCCGCGTGCCGGAGGACATTTCGGTGGTGGGCTTCGACGACCTGCCGGTCTCCAACTACGTCGTGCCGCCGCTGACGAGTGTCAAACAGCCCGCCTACGAGATGGGCGAGATCGCTGCGCGCGCGCTGGTTGGCATGATCCACGGCGAACCGGCGAAGGGGCGTTTGCCGCAGCCCGAACTGATCGTCCGGGCCTCGTCCCGCCCGCTTCGCCGCTGA
- a CDS encoding ABC transporter substrate-binding protein, with translation MSRLITLVLAMGLACLASHAVAQTAAPVRIGVVGTFSGPTAEAGLSMRQGVRLAVEELNWKGGLADRKIMLVEVDDQNDPDRGEDEAKRIAARGGVDYVIGFTSSAVAMRALQPLQEAGVPVLIAGASDSSLTRLFEPPMHKLNYIFRVAASDLAQADLIVRETIDRQHYKRLGILVESSPYGNAGRDMLRDRLRRRLYAPPFNGKPDDLRAWVRDAEGGMQAPFVAQFQSGQTDMVGLLNQARAAQVDALVVWGQTAETAAIVRTRARMGWNVPIVGGSDLASAAFVKGAGKSGQAVRMPTTLVADPINSRRQEFLLALKRQGGAEAIAALPAAAQGYDAMLLLAAASRQVQSAERNAVRGALESLKAPVFGVITTYQAPFSREDHEAISADMVGIGEIQGERIAYAHRDEVSAIILGKRIAAGTPQRP, from the coding sequence ATGAGCAGGCTCATCACGCTTGTGCTGGCAATGGGGCTGGCATGCCTTGCGTCGCACGCGGTTGCACAGACTGCGGCCCCGGTGCGTATCGGTGTCGTCGGAACATTCAGCGGCCCGACTGCCGAAGCCGGGCTGTCCATGCGGCAAGGCGTTCGCCTCGCCGTCGAAGAACTCAACTGGAAGGGCGGCCTCGCGGACCGCAAGATCATGCTCGTCGAAGTCGACGACCAGAACGATCCGGATCGCGGCGAGGACGAAGCCAAACGAATCGCCGCGCGCGGCGGTGTCGACTATGTAATCGGATTCACCAGCAGCGCGGTCGCCATGCGGGCGCTGCAACCCCTGCAGGAAGCCGGCGTGCCGGTGCTGATCGCCGGCGCCTCTGACTCGTCGCTGACGCGCTTGTTCGAGCCGCCGATGCACAAACTCAACTACATCTTCCGCGTGGCCGCGAGCGATCTTGCCCAAGCTGACCTGATCGTCCGCGAGACGATCGATCGCCAGCATTACAAGCGCCTGGGCATCCTCGTCGAGTCATCGCCCTATGGCAACGCGGGGCGCGACATGCTGCGCGACCGCCTGCGTCGGCGGCTCTACGCGCCGCCCTTCAACGGCAAGCCGGACGATTTGCGCGCCTGGGTTCGCGACGCCGAAGGCGGCATGCAGGCGCCTTTCGTCGCCCAGTTCCAGAGTGGCCAGACCGACATGGTCGGCCTGCTCAACCAGGCCCGCGCGGCTCAGGTGGATGCCTTGGTTGTGTGGGGGCAGACCGCTGAGACCGCAGCGATTGTGCGCACCCGTGCGCGGATGGGCTGGAACGTGCCCATCGTCGGCGGCAGCGACCTTGCGAGCGCAGCCTTTGTGAAGGGCGCGGGCAAGTCGGGCCAGGCGGTGCGTATGCCGACCACGCTCGTAGCCGATCCGATCAACTCGCGTCGACAGGAATTCCTGCTCGCGCTCAAGCGCCAGGGCGGCGCCGAGGCGATCGCCGCCCTGCCGGCGGCGGCGCAGGGCTATGACGCGATGTTGCTGCTCGCAGCGGCGAGCCGGCAGGTGCAGAGTGCCGAGCGCAACGCGGTGCGCGGCGCGCTCGAATCACTCAAGGCGCCGGTCTTCGGGGTGATCACGACCTATCAGGCACCATTCTCCCGCGAGGATCACGAGGCGATCTCGGCCGACATGGTCGGCATCGGCGAGATCCAGGGCGAGCGCATCGCCTACGCCCATCGCGACGAAGTCAGCGCGATCATTCTCGGCAAGCGGATCGCCGCGGGTACGCCGCAGCGCCCCTGA
- a CDS encoding porin: protein MRTTLTTGRRQIVCAVALALAGLAATSARADISVSGDVQARVGTMSRSGDWNTGYDNTKTSVDGLFALFLSGTKDLKNGYNIGFNCNTVATTVSGANGAWQSNALPVQHNWDPFFAAQDNYAQNGHGGFSSYGDVNGDSKGPMCNDEVYGTLVTPYGRLQVGNIMNPMRLLYDLTTVDPVWGDQRGYYAMSDIRGNALRYGNSFGPVGVELQFQTESNANASGDNQSNGYAYTGVMTYDFGNGSLLGAGLLYADGDFGDKYVTSSGGKVNHMSYGFTGKTRLGPVNLAATYHYGYNRPKDFEQNYGTKNFIEEGDLTFKATYDISSWSLQGYASFETMKWNTPAAWGAAYTIRVGDDAGKTFNRLKTERVNLDFWALYNLGVGAQPFLRINTISKKYTTPDISSFEADTRATKFEAGWLMHF, encoded by the coding sequence ATGAGGACCACTCTTACGACCGGCCGCCGTCAGATCGTCTGCGCCGTTGCACTGGCGCTGGCTGGCCTGGCTGCAACCAGCGCACGCGCCGACATCTCGGTCAGCGGCGATGTGCAGGCGCGCGTCGGCACGATGAGCCGCAGCGGCGACTGGAACACCGGCTACGACAACACCAAGACCTCGGTCGACGGTCTGTTCGCACTGTTCCTGTCCGGCACCAAGGATCTGAAGAACGGCTACAACATCGGCTTCAACTGCAACACCGTGGCGACGACGGTGAGCGGTGCGAATGGCGCGTGGCAAAGCAATGCGCTGCCGGTGCAACACAACTGGGACCCGTTCTTCGCTGCGCAGGACAACTACGCGCAAAACGGCCACGGCGGCTTCTCGTCGTACGGCGATGTGAACGGCGACAGCAAGGGCCCGATGTGTAACGACGAAGTCTACGGCACGCTGGTCACGCCGTACGGCCGTCTGCAGGTCGGTAACATCATGAACCCGATGCGCCTGCTGTATGACCTGACGACGGTTGATCCGGTCTGGGGTGACCAGCGCGGTTACTACGCGATGTCCGACATCCGCGGCAACGCGCTGCGTTACGGCAACAGCTTCGGCCCGGTCGGCGTCGAGCTGCAGTTCCAGACCGAAAGCAATGCAAACGCTTCGGGCGACAACCAGAGCAACGGCTACGCCTACACCGGTGTCATGACCTACGACTTCGGCAATGGCAGCCTGCTGGGTGCCGGCCTGTTGTATGCAGACGGCGACTTCGGCGACAAGTACGTCACGTCGAGCGGCGGCAAGGTCAACCACATGTCGTACGGCTTCACCGGCAAGACGCGCCTTGGCCCGGTCAACCTCGCGGCGACCTACCACTACGGCTACAACCGTCCGAAGGACTTTGAGCAGAACTACGGCACCAAGAACTTCATCGAAGAAGGCGACCTGACCTTCAAGGCGACCTACGACATCTCGTCGTGGAGCCTGCAGGGCTACGCCAGCTTCGAAACGATGAAGTGGAACACGCCGGCTGCCTGGGGTGCTGCCTACACGATCCGCGTGGGTGACGACGCCGGCAAGACCTTCAACCGTCTGAAGACCGAGCGCGTGAACCTGGACTTCTGGGCCCTCTACAACCTTGGTGTTGGCGCTCAGCCCTTCCTTCGCATCAACACGATCAGCAAGAAGTACACCACGCCTGATATCTCGAGCTTCGAGGCCGATACCCGCGCCACCAAGTTCGAAGCTGGCTGGCTGATGCACTTCTGA